One Fibrobacter succinogenes genomic window carries:
- a CDS encoding sugar MFS transporter has protein sequence MIFLLVVIYVAFIGLGLPDTILGAAWPLMHLDLKTPVSAAGVLSIIASLGTIVSSLCTPKVLRIFGTGKLVAYSIALTAIASIGYGFADSFNVLCLWAIPMGIGAGAVDVAMNNFAAVYLESKHTNWLHASWGIGATLGPSLLSLSILTGGGWRGAYEYVAAALAAIFVLILISLPLWKKTEARGGLSENVTIQAKSPVNAPHISIREALRVPGMKLSFFTFFFYSALEISTSLWCGTYLTACGFKPETGALCVSLMFASVMIGRIASGFFAIKFTDHRLIYAGIFIVSAGCLVLSLPLPLWMQPVCICLLGLGCAPVYPSLIHATPARFGESLSSQAISIQLAGSYVGSILMPPAFGLVATKFTVHLWPISLSIFVGLLLLCVCLLDYVTYKKLNKSYARERVFDILHEVSMESVKRERLKRKRKKKR, from the coding sequence ATGATTTTTTTGCTGGTGGTCATATACGTTGCATTTATTGGACTCGGCCTCCCCGACACCATACTCGGAGCCGCTTGGCCCTTAATGCATCTAGACCTTAAAACACCGGTTTCTGCAGCAGGCGTACTTTCCATTATCGCCTCGCTGGGGACAATTGTCTCCAGCCTTTGCACGCCGAAAGTTCTCCGCATTTTTGGCACCGGAAAACTCGTCGCCTACAGCATCGCGCTTACCGCAATCGCCTCCATCGGTTACGGGTTTGCGGACTCGTTCAACGTTCTTTGCCTTTGGGCAATCCCCATGGGCATTGGCGCAGGAGCCGTCGATGTGGCGATGAACAACTTCGCCGCAGTTTATCTTGAATCCAAGCACACGAACTGGCTACATGCAAGCTGGGGCATCGGAGCTACACTCGGACCATCGCTCCTTTCGTTATCGATTTTGACCGGTGGCGGTTGGCGCGGGGCTTACGAATATGTCGCCGCTGCTCTCGCTGCAATTTTCGTACTGATTCTTATTTCACTCCCGCTTTGGAAAAAAACGGAAGCCCGCGGAGGACTATCGGAAAACGTCACCATCCAAGCAAAATCACCCGTAAACGCGCCGCACATCAGCATTCGCGAAGCGCTCCGGGTCCCGGGAATGAAGCTTTCGTTCTTCACATTCTTCTTTTATTCTGCACTGGAAATTTCAACAAGCCTTTGGTGCGGCACCTACTTGACCGCATGCGGATTCAAACCCGAAACAGGCGCCCTCTGCGTATCGCTCATGTTTGCATCCGTGATGATTGGCCGCATCGCAAGTGGATTTTTTGCGATTAAGTTCACCGACCATCGCTTGATTTACGCCGGGATTTTCATCGTATCCGCAGGTTGCCTTGTGCTTTCGCTCCCACTTCCGCTATGGATGCAGCCCGTTTGCATTTGCCTGCTCGGCCTCGGTTGTGCCCCTGTTTATCCATCACTAATTCACGCCACCCCCGCGCGTTTCGGTGAATCGCTATCCAGCCAAGCCATCAGCATCCAGCTAGCCGGTTCTTACGTGGGCTCCATTTTGATGCCACCCGCATTCGGTCTCGTTGCAACCAAATTCACAGTCCATCTTTGGCCTATTTCGCTTTCGATTTTTGTCGGATTGTTACTTTTGTGCGTGTGCCTGCTGGACTACGTAACGTACAAGAAACTGAACAAATCTTACGCCCGCGAACGCGTCTTCGACATTCTTCACGAAGTTTCCATGGAAAGTGTTAAACGCGAACGTTTAAAACGCAAGCGCAAAAAGAAACGCTAA